ATAGTGGTAGAGGAAAGGTCAGGGGATCGGATATGACCGGGTTTGGGTCGGGGAAGTGATAACGTTCATTGCAATCCAGTAGTTTTTCGATATTTCTGTCTGGACCAGAGAAGTGAAGTGACTcagccagcagcaggaaggaagttGTGACGACCTTGAATCAATCACAAACCCAGTAAGCAAGTTAAGACTTCTCATCCGTGACGAGATGTTTGCTCATGATATAACAAACCCATTTCACACAGCGCTGTAGTGAAGGGCATAGCTGtctcatgacccccccccccccccccccaactgaaTCAGAGCTCTGCTGTCCAGCACAGGTATGATGCAAACCGTCGAGCACCCAACCTTGCTTCAGGGCAGGGATGTTCTTCAAGCAAAtagatttttaatttttaataatcTTTAAACACATTCAAACAGACGAGTCCTTTCTGTGTAAGTAACAACTAATCAGCTAATCAGCAACATGCATCTCGTCTTCCTGTGGGACGCCAAGTAATTATGAAAGAGCAGGAGCAGCCACAGCGACTAAAGATGAGGAGAGATTGAATTCCACTAAATAATGATCCCAAAAATGGTGGCGTGAGTCATGAAGCCAATGAGAAGGCAGCAGGGAAAAGATGGAGggtacaaaacaaaaagcatgtTCCCTTGGGACAAATCGCCATTTCAAACCGTGTCTGACAGCATATAATATATGTAGCTTTCTCAGTAGCGCACCGCTCATGATCTGGAGGAGGAACGCTGCTAACGGAATGCTGGAGCCTGTTGACACTTCCACGTGTGTATGTTACACCTACTGATGGGCTGTAGCTGCAGTGTGTTCCTGCGATTGTGAATAGCAGTCCCTACCATCCATGAAGACAActcggcaggggggggggggggagaatcacACTTATATTTGGTGTAAATGTTTCTCGACTATCTACTCCCGCCCGCTCTCCGCTGTAACTCCTGTGTCTTCATGCCGACCATGGAATGATCGCTGCTCGTAATTCTCAATTCCTTATAATTCCATCAACACCAGAGAGAAAACCGGGAAAAGCTATTAATGGAATTATTACGAGACTGTAACACGACGTTCGGAGTGGAGAGCATGTGTTGGTGCTGCCGACGCCCTCAGATGGAACCGTGTCCCACATTTATGTAGTGACGTGGCAGACAAAGCATCCGTCAACAGAAAGTGGTCACAGGAGAGGCCAAAAGCACGCGCTGACTCTACGGACGTAGACGCAGGTCTAATGAGTCTAAAGGATGGCATCATCTTCCATTGTAGGAGACGGCAAaaggaaaatacagattttagACATCAATATTTCAACAGGTCTGTGGATTGCCTCCAAGATGTCGTGCATTATTAAACACGAGCTGCTTGAAGTATGAAATACGTCGTCTCATCGACGAGAGCAGTTCATTCAGCACACGACAATAAAAGCCTGTCGACATGTCTTTAGTCTTCCTGGGTGTCCTCGGGATCTATTACAGCCCAAAGACACCCGACGTAACGTTACGGATTCTTTATAACACAAACCCCCGCCTCATTCCAGCCGTAGGTTCAGCAGCACTGCTGCATCCGATTGAGTCGACAAGGCAGCACATCTCCATCACTTAATTTATTCTAATTAATTGGGTTTCTGAGGAAAATAAGGTTAAAATGCACATGCGGACAGAAAGTTTTAATCATTCATAGTTTGACATGCAGGCGGACCCTGTTACGGTTACAGACGAAgagcttcctcttcatcacaacCTGCTATAAATTATCCACAAGTAGTCAACTAAATATTTTACTCAAGGTAAATACAAGGGGATTGGCAGTGTGTGTTTATCGATGGCATAACAGGACAGGGAGAAAAGGGAATGTCTGCTTCACTGCCTCTTGTCCCCGCCTGCATGAGGTCTCTGATAGGACTAAGCTCCGCCCATCAGATGCCAAGAAACCAATTGACGCAACCAATTTAGAAGAACGTTATTAGCATTACTCCAAATGATTTATGAATTCTTATGACTGGGATTACGCCTGTAATCCACATGTGACTCGACAGTTTTTAAAACTATAAAACtaactttcatttaatttagaaATGCAGATCATTTTTGGTATCACATTTAGGACGGTAGCCAACAACCAATCAAACAGCAGAAAGACACGAAACTGATTGGACGACAGTTCAGATAGAAGTCAAGAAATCGCAGACATGTTAAGCACAATGCTCCTTTGGCCGTTTTATTTCCATAATTAATATATACTTTAAACGTACAGTGTGATTCAGATACAATGAAGGAATGTTTAACGACGTGGAATCAGCTTcacctcacctgcagctcactttgttttctctgttcaGACGTGTCTCTCGGTTTTGTCGAGGCGCCACTCATCTGGACTGACAGCTAATGCCTCGGACAGACGGCAATGCCCTGAccatgacccctgacccctgacccctacCCTTGAACTGTCTGCTCCACTGGCTGCTGTGTTGCGTTTCTGGGACAGGCCAGGGTCAACCAACGAATCCGACGTCTCAGCAGTCCAGCGAACGTTTCTGGATTGCGTCGGCCACCACAGTGCGCAGGAGAGCGATGACGGACCGAGGGTCATCGCTGCCAATCACAGCGCTGCCAGACACAATCATGTTGGCGCCTGCCTGAGGCAAACACGGAAACGCACTCTTACTACAGGCAGGACTCCCCAAATGAAACAAACCAATGCCTGCGTTTTCTTGTCCTTACCTCTGCACACTTGTGAACGGTGTTGGGACCAACTCCTCCATCGACTTCGATGTCTAACGAAGGAAACGCAGCCCTCAACCAGCTCACCTGGGGGGCAGTGGACAGAAACAAAAGAGCTTGAAACCACGACAACAATTCTACCGCTATGCTTCCATCTGGTGttcgactgcccccccccccctcggttaCTAAAAATAGAAGTTCTCTTTTGTCccgctctccatcagggccttgaatgccacagaaaggaggtgacctCGCACAGTGTTCACTTTCTCTGCTGTCAATAAAAGTGAGGTGAAGTTAGTTTCACAAAGAGAATTCTTAAGTTCATATCTTCGCCTGTGCCAGTCTAAACTTAAAATCTGGCACAAAAGTGTACCGACCTCGACAAACTAATATCGACAGCGAGTGACCCAAAAAACTATTTCAATCAGTACACAATTTTGGATGTGCCAAGTACACAAATGATAAtggcaacattttaaatgtgagcGATCAACTTGACTGACAATATATTCTGCAAAAACGTGCTTCGGCACATTATTCAAAGCCGCAGCCCAGAGAAAGAAGCTGTAAACACGTTTCACACTTTGCTGGGTGCTCGATTGATGGCACTAATCTCGTGTGCCCACCTTGAAGTAGTGATTTGTGCGGGTCTTCCTTGCAGCTCGCCGTTTTGATTTGTGTGAAGCATCAGCATTTTAAAGCTCGCAGCTTCTGTGCGGCAACGTTCATAATTTAAGCAGAGCAGCATGCCTCGAGCTCGCTGGACTTGCTGACACTGACCTGCGTGACTGCTGTTGCATGATCAATTGCTGCATGCATTATGCACTTGGAGACAAACATGAATTAAAACTGAAACACTCGCGCATTCAAAGCTTCCTATCCTTACCTTGGGCATCATGTCTTCCATGAACTTCTGTCCTCCGAAGCCGGGTTCAACAGTCATCACCAGAGCCATGTCGATCTGCTGAGCCCAAGGCGCTAGCGCTTCAACAGTAGTACCAGGCTTTATGGCCAAACCTACCTGCAAAACTCACACAGCATTAGTAGAAAGTTGTTAATGCCGCCGCCTCAGCACTGGCGTGTTCGTGGGCGCAGCCGGTTTCTTGTTGTCCTTTCGCCATCGATCGTTACAAATACTGTTACGGAACTTGCTTCAGTCTTTTCAGGCGAGCCAATGCAATaagtgatttatttaaaaattttaGAGATGAATCAAGGGTTTAATTAATTTCCGTCACTATTGTTTCAGTGGAACTGTAAggcttttgtctttttataAAGGCACCATTGTCTTCCTACCTTCATGCCACTCTCCCTTATTTCCTTGATGAGGTTTCCGGGGTTGGAGCTGGCTTCTAAATGGAAAGTGTACTGGCTGGCTCCGGCTGCAGCCATGGGCCTCACCCACTGCTCTGGTCGAGATACCATCATGTGCATGTCTGCAAAGGCGATTCCATCACAAAGCTGCACTCCACCAGACCCAATTCAACTGGATCATCGTTTTAAATCAGgcataaatgtgattttatctCACCAAAGAAA
This region of Brachionichthys hirsutus isolate HB-005 chromosome 12, CSIRO-AGI_Bhir_v1, whole genome shotgun sequence genomic DNA includes:
- the rpe gene encoding ribulose-phosphate 3-epimerase, whose protein sequence is MAYTAKIGPSILSSDLSRLGRECVRMMECGADYLHLDVMDGHFVPNITFGHSMVESLRSSLGQDPFFDMHMMVSRPEQWVRPMAAAGASQYTFHLEASSNPGNLIKEIRESGMKVGLAIKPGTTVEALAPWAQQIDMALVMTVEPGFGGQKFMEDMMPKVSWLRAAFPSLDIEVDGGVGPNTVHKCAEAGANMIVSGSAVIGSDDPRSVIALLRTVVADAIQKRSLDC